In Formosa haliotis, the sequence GACTTACTCCTAGATGGTCAAACATATGCGGTATTGAAGAAAAGTATCCGTCCTCAGTTTTAATGAAAGGCTTAGAATGAATAGGATTATCAAGAAACACAAAGTCCTTATTAATTTCAGACAATTCTCCAAAGGACAGACTTAAATTCTCTAGCATATATTCAATATCAACTTTATTATATTTCCCTTCAAAATGATTAAAGATTTCTTCAATGTTCAGGGTAAATATATCAGACAAGAATAAATCAGAATGTTCTAAAAGAAAGACTTTTAGTGCTTTTAGATTCTTTACTATCTTTTCCCTAAATTGTTCTCTTTGCTTTTCCCCCTGTTTCTCTACTGAATCAAAACTTTTCTCATAGGTATTAAAAACATCATTATAGTTTTTCTGTTGTATAAAAAGACGTGTATTATTTCTATGAGCATTGAACTTATTCTCTATTAAGTTAACCAACCCAGAAAAAACTTCAATGAAATCACTTGAATTAAATCCAATAACTCTTTTAAAATCCTCAGAAATAAGAAAAGCAAGTTCTTGATTAATTGTTTTCATTTGACCTACATAAGCCCAATTTCTAACAGCTAAAGTATGTAGCATCATATCGGCTCTAAGTATAAATTCATTTAACCCATTTTCATTTTGTTCTATATTTTTTATGAGTTTATAATACCCAATGCTTTGATTTTGATTGAGGTTTTGAACTAAAGATTTGAAGTCTTCAACTTTTTCATGTAATGGTTTAGCCGAAATAGTTCTTTCAGCCATTAAAGAAAAAGCCTGTAAAATTTCTACATAGAATTGAGGAAATTCCAAATATCCTTTTATTGCTTCCTCATCTATCCCCTCTTCACTGGATGTAAAATAATAGGCGCAAAATGAACATAAGTATAGAGGATCATATTCTTTAAAATAATTAAGCAGTTCAACATATTCATTTTCAAACCTTTTATTGGCTTCTGCTCCAAGTTCTAAAAAAACACCCAACCTTTCTTCAAATGATAAATCTTGACCAAAAGAAGGGCTTTCAAACCTAATAAAATCTTGTTTAACAACTTCATAAGGTTTATAGCTTTTCTTTCTAGGATTTTTAGTCTTCTTTTTTTCTTTCGTTTTCTACTTAAAGGCATTTATATAAAATTATGGCTAACTAAAACACTACCTCAAATGTAAAAAATATCATTATTAAATAATATCTTACCTAAAATTTAACTATCCTCATTTGTCCAACAAAGGTGGCTCTCTAATTCCAAATTTTACAACTATTTAAACAATTCGTAGGGGAACAGGTTCAAACGATGACTTTTTAATTTTATTTTTTTTCTCATTTTCTATTAATACCTGCTTCAACCTCCCCATATCCTTACTTATTTTTTTCTCCACTACCCTAGCATATTTTTGAGTAGTAGAAAGTTTGGTATGTCCCAATAATTTTGAAACCGTCTCCAATGGCACATCGTTGAGCAAAGTAATGGTAGTTGCAAAAGTATGTCTTGCAACATGAAAAGTCAGATGTTTGGAAATACCTGCTATCTTAGCTAGAATTTTAATATTATCATTGACTTTTTGATTAGAAATGATAGGAAACAGCCTAAACCCATTATTTTGATTACCATAACAACTATATCTATATAATATTTCCAAGGCCTGTGGCAAAAGCGGCACTCGAACAGGTGTCTTTGTTTTTTGTCGTTTTACATTAATCCATAAAGCGCCATCAATTCCTTCCACTATATCATTATTTCTCAACTGTTTAACTTCTACATAAGATAGTCCTGTATAGCAAGAAAATACAAAAAAGTCCCTTATCTGTTTTAAAAGTACAGAAGGTAAACTAACACTTTTTAACCTTTCTAATTCCCAAGACTCTAAAAACACACTATCGTAATCCTCATACTTAAAAGCGTAAAAACTAAAAGGACTGCACTTATAACCACCAAACTTCATGGCAATATTAATAAGCTTCTTTAAGCGTTCCATATGCTTCATCACCCCATTGTTATTTAGAGACTGTGATGCTCTTAGCGGTTTACAGGTCCGAAGAAAATCCTCAAATTTAATTACAAACAGGTAATCAATAAAGGGCAATTGGATATCAGAACCACCATACTTTTGCTTTATAAAACGTTTTAAATATTTTTCTGTTGCAGTATAGTTCTTTAAAGTCCCTGGAGTCAATTTCTTCGATTCCACTGTTCTATGGTATTCAAGGATATCATCTAGGGTTTCCATAACCTTATCCTTACCAAGATAGCGTTTCTTAATTCTTTGGGAACTTATTGGAACACCTTCGGAACACAATTGTTTATGACATTCCAATAAATCGGTATAAATCCCATCCAAAAAGTCATTAATAGATTTAGCGTCCTTTAATCTAGGCTTTACCCTAAAGGATTGGTAACACCAATTGGATTCCAATGTAGTACGTTGTACACTAATATCAGCACCAATACCATTTACTAAAATACGCGCATAAATAGGAATTTGACCATTGCTTTTAATTGATCTTTTTTTCAGCCAAAAGTTTACACTGAATGATTTTGTAGTTTTCATTACATTTCACTTTAATTAGACATATTTTAAAGTGAAAGTCAAATCTTAGAAAAGCCCTAAAGGACTCTATTATACGAAAGTACATCCTAAAAATAGGACACGCTATAGGACATATTAACCATTAGTTTCAATTGAAAACAATTGAAACTAAAAAATATTAAATAACTGATAATCAATATATTTAATACTTTTTTAGTTTACAATATGTCAAAATTGTCGGGGTGGCAGGATTCGAACCTGCGACCTCCGCGTCCCAAACGCGGCGCGATAACCGGGCTACGCTACACCCCGAAGATGTATTTTAAACTCTTTAATTCCCGATATTATATTAAAGACTAATTGCGGAGAGACAGGGACTCGAACCCTGGCGACAGTTACCCGTCGACAGATTAGCAATCTGCTCCATTACCACTCTGGCACCTCTCCTAAAAATTATGAACGTTGCAATATTTTTGCGGTTGCAAATTTAAGCTTTGTTATTAGATTTCACAACCTTTTTTAATCTTTTTTTATAAAAATTATTCAGGGTATTCTATTCGTAAATGGTAAATGTTTGCTAGCTTGAGTTTTAGCACTTTTTTTATAGATTGAATTTCTTTAAACGTAATATTAGAATTTAAGAATTGCCCCTCATCCATCTGCTTATTTATAATATTTTCTACAAATTCATCAATCTTTGTCGACGTGGGTTCTTTTAAACTTTTTGAGGCCGCTTCTACACTATCGCACATCATTAAAATGGCTGTTTCTTTACTAAAAGGCTTTGGACCTTGATATCTGAAATCATCAATATTTACATCGTCGGGATGCAATTTCTTTTCCATCATATAAAAATAATACACCACACTTGTACCATGATGCGTTCTTATAAAATCTATAACGCGATCTGGCAAATTATTTTTCTTTCCTATTTCAATTCCATGTAAAACATGATCTATAATTATACGAGCACTCTCTTTTGGAGATAACTCATCGTGCGGATTTATTCCTGTAGACTGGTTTTCTGTAAAGAAGGTTGGATTCTTCATTTTACCTAAATCGTGATACAAGGCACCAACTCGAATTAACATACCATTTGCTCCTATTTCGTTAGCAGATGCTTCAGCCAAATTAGCAACGTTTAAACAGTGATGAAAGGTTCCAGGGGCTTTCTCTGCTAATTCTTTTAATAACTTCGAATTGGTATCTGTAAGTTCTAACAGCGAGACATCAGACACTAAACCAAACATCTTTTCGTAAGCATAGATTAAAGGTTGTACAAAAAGTGTCGCCAATCCACATAAAATAAACATTAAAAAAGTTTCCCATTTTAAGTTGTCTATGCTTCCTTCATGAATAACGAAAAATGCGAAATATGCAATAATATAAATCAGTGTAATTTGTCCAACCGAAATAAATAAATTGGCACGCTTATATAATTCAGACACCGTTAAAATAGTGACTATACCCGCTATTATTTGTAAAAACATATACTCATAACTATTCGGGACTATAGACCCCAATAACAACATGGTTACCACATGGGTGAAGAGGCCTAATCTGGCATCGAAAAAGGCTTTTAAAACCAGTGGAAGAATACAAATCGGGACCACATAAATATAATGTGAATTGTAATTTACAACCAAAGAGGTTATAAAAACCATAAACAACACGTTGAAGAAAATAAAAGTTACTTTATTATTATTTTCGAAAACATCGCGCCTGTATTTCCTTAAAAACAAAAGCAACATTAATAAGGCTAATGCGACCAACAAGGTGTATGCAAAAACGATCCAATTATAGTTTGAAGCATTCCAAACTTGCGATTCATATTCAGATTCTAACGATTTTAAAATTTGAAATTTATCGCCTTCAACAACTTCTCCTTTAGAGATGAGTAAGGTTTCCTTTTCTATACTCCCACGAGTATAAGATATTTTCCCTAATTCTTCATCTAACGCACGTTCCGTAAACTCTTTGTTATACGTTAAATTAGGCTGAATAACATCGTAGAAAACAGATAAAAACACCTTCTCGTAACTTTCTAACTTAACATCTTCTAAAGTTCTTATTAGTAAGGGTTTTATATTTTCTTGTTTCACTAAACTAGAATAGGTTGTATTAAGTTTTTCAACCCTATTTTCTAATAAAACAACTGTGGCCTGACTATTAAAACTGAGATCTTCATGAAGGATTCCGTAATGATAAAAATCATTTAAAATTTTAGTCCCTTCTTTTAAAAGCGTTCGATAATCTTTTTTTGGAATCGAATCCGGAACGGTTTCTTCAAAAGCGGCTTCAAAATCTTTAAAAACCTTTTGTTTTATACCACTATCAATGTCAAAATAACGAATGGCATTAGTATTAATTTCATGCTTTTCTTTCTCTATTTCTTCGTTACTCTTTTTTATAGCAAAATTAAAGGGCGCATATAAGTTTTCGGACTGCCAAGGTTTACCTTTTTCAAAATCGTACTTAAAGCGGCCACTTTTTGGAAACAAATACACAATTAAAAATGTGGTACATATAAAAAGTAATGCCTTATACAGCAGGGTATGATTCCTATAAAGGGTATTTATAAAGTCTTTCATGAATACATTTAAGTAAATCAAATGTAATAAAAATTAAAGCGTTTTAACAGGTTTATAAGAGTGTATTCCTTCCTAAATCCTATTAAATTGATTAATTTCGCAAGTATAAATCGTAAATGTGTTGTTATGAGTAAAGAAGTCGTTATTGTTTCTGCAGCTAGAACTCCTATTGGAAGTTTTTTAGGATCACTTTCTACAATTCCTGCCCCTAAATTAGGTGCCATAGCAATTAAAGGTGCGCTCGATAAAATAAATCTAGACGCCAATGCTGTTGAAGAAGTCTTTATGGGCCATGTTGTTCAGGCTGGTGCCGGCCAAGCTCCTGCTAGACAAGCAGCCATTTACGCCGGAATTCCAAATACTGTCCCTTGTACAACGGTAAATAAAGTGTGTGCTTCGGGTATGAAAGCTATTATGAGTGCAGCACAAACCATTGCTTTAGGCGATGCCGAAATTGTTGTTGCTGGAGGTATGGAAAACATGAGCTTAATTCCGCATTATATGCATGCTAGAACTGGCACTAAATTTGGACCCGCAACATTAATAGATGGCCTTCAAAAAGACGGTCTTGTAGATGCTTACGACCAAAATGCTATGGGGGTTTGTGCCGATGCTTGTGCTACCGAACATAAATTTAGTAGAGCAGATCAAGATGCCTACGCCATCCAGTCTTATTCCAGATCTGCTGCAGCCTGGGAAGCTGGGAAATTCGATAACGAAGTGGTTCCTGTTGAAGTCCCTCAACGTCGTGGCGAACCTTTAATTTTTAGTAAAGACGAAGAATTTACAAATGTAAAACTTGATAAAATTCCTTCGCTTCGACCTGCGTTTACAAAAGATGGTACCGTAACGGCTGCCAATGCGTCAACGATAAATGATGGTGCTGGTGCTGTTATTTTAATGAGTCGAGAAAAAGCAGATGCTTTAGGTTTAAAACCTTTAGCGCTTATAAAAGGATATGCAGATGCTGCCCAAGAACCAAAATGGTTTACCACGGCGCCTGCAAAAGCACTTCCAAAAGCCTTAGCAAAGGCTGGGGTAACTATAGATGAAATAGATTTTTTCGAATTTAACGAGGCCTTCTCTGTGGTTGGTTTAGCTAATATGAAAATACTTGGCTTAACAGATGCCAATGTAAATGTTAACGGCGGGGCGGTGTCTTTAGGTCATCCGCTAGGATGTTCTGGGGTTAGAATTATCATTACACTTTTAAATGTGCTCGAACAAAATAATGCCAAACTTGGTGCGGCGGCCATTTGCAATGGTGGCGGAGGAGCATCGGCAATGGTAATTGAACGACTTTAATTCAAAAAAATCTTTTATAAAAACTCATTAAATTCTATATTTAGCCAAAATCCAATAGTTAGTAAATGCAATACGGCGTTTGTAATTTAAGCATTGTCCCATTACGATTTGAACCTAATGACCCTTCCGAACTGGTGTCTCAAGTGCTCTATGGTGAACATTTCAAAGTTTTAGAACAACGAAAAAAATGGAGTAAAATCCGATTAGCTTTCGATGGCTATGAGGGATGGATAGACAATAAACAATACGTAGAAATTACTGAAGATATTTATATACAGCTGGATGCCGAACAGCCCAAACTAGCGACCGATTTGGTTGAATTTGTAAATGACGCAAATAACCAGCTCTACCCTATTCCTCTAGGGTCTTCTCTGAATAGTTTACATATTTTAAAACATACCCACGATGGTAATGTAAGTAACCATATCGCTCCAAAAAGCAATCTTATAGATACCGCATTTATGTATTTAAACGCACCTTACTTATGGGGAGGAAAAACACCTTTTGGAATTGATTGCTCTGGTTTTACACAAATGGTTTATAAACTGAATGGCTATAAAATATTCCGAGACGCTTCGCAACAAGCTACGCAAGGAGAAGCTTTAAGTTTTATAGAAGAAAGCGAAGCTGGTGATTTAGCTTTTTTTGATAATAACGAAGGTGTAATTATACACGTAGGTATTATTATGAATGATAATTACATTATTCATGCTCACGGAAAAATTAGAATAGACAGACTAGATCATTCGGGCATTTACAATGTAGATACCAAAACACATACACACAAATTGCGGGTTATTAAAAAAATTATATAACGCAATCTTCATTCTAATACCGTTTGCTTTTTATTCTTTTTGTGTATATTTAATTCTTATATAACCAATTAAATACCTACCATCATGAAGTTTAATACAAAATTCTTACTATCGGCACTCCTAATTTGCATACTCAGTATTCAGGCTGTCTCTGCGCAACGCATAGTAAAACCAAGACCCGTAACACACAGTAATAATGCTATAGGAAAATGGATTAATTTAGGAACCACTCATGCCAATCATACGGCAGACCACGATAGAATAAATGTTCCAGGACCTTACGATTATTATAGAAAAATTAAATTTACAGTAAGAGATTCTCCTGTTAATATTCAACGTTTAGTAGTTACTTACGATGGTGGAGTTCCTCAAAATATAAACACGCGTTTTTCAATTCCTAAAAATGGAGAAAGCCGTGTTATCGACTTAATTGGTGGAAAACGTAAATTAAGAAGTATAGAATTCTGGTATGATACTAAGGGTATTTTAAACGGAAAAGCAGATGTTACCGTTTATGGCATGAAATAATCTTACAACTTAGCAACAAGTCGTAAAATATAAAAAAAAGGTTAGCATGTAATATGCTAACCTTTTCTTATATATTAAAAGGAAAAGAAATCCCTTGGCCTTGCATTAAAACCAATGTCGTTAACCGCTTCCTCGATAAATCTAACCTCTATCATTTTAGAGACTTCTACTCGAAATTGTTTCGGAAAGACCACATCTTTAAATACAATAGATTCAACACCTTCAACTGCCATAACGGCTTGTTTAACTTTAATAATATCTTTATGCTCTGAAGCATTTGTTGTAAATGTTCGCCCCTGATTTTCTGGAATTACATTATCTAATAAGATTTCCATATCGAATTTGCTTTGATTTATTAATTATTAAATCTATCGCAAATTAGCATTAATATTTTAAATTCAATAATTAGACCATAGAAATTATCTATAGTTCAATTATATAATTCTCAAAAAACACCCTGAGTTCTTGTTATAAAACAAATTAGGATGCTTTATTACTCTATTATTTTATCATTTTCTCCACAGCCTAACATTGCATCTCCAAAATACGGATTCTTAATAACCGCATCAAAACTAAGCCAATACCCCCCGGTATTTACATTTGCCATAGGACAAAATTGTACATATACTTTTCTATCTATTCCAAAATGTTCTATCATTGATTTTATCGATACCGATACTTCTGAAAAATATTTTCGTTGGCCTGTAATATCCTCTGAGTTTACCACCGATTTAACCTGCCCTTCTAAATCCTTATGAATAGCCATATAGGTTTTATGAGCCTCTGTATCTTGTTCTAACGACTTCATATCTACATTTTTTAAGGTATGTAACAATGTAGTCGCTTCCGTTTTAGCTCGGTTTTCATGACTTTCCACAAGAGCATCTTTTAACCCGATATACGCTTTAAAAATCTTTAAAACCTCAGCTTGAAATGCTTTAGAAACGGTTATACGTTTAGCGACATCAATTTCCGAGGTCTGCGTAGACCGGTCTTCTATACTCACATAGTTCTGGTTCATCATAGAAGCTTTTCCCTGTAACTGAGCGGCAGCATCTACAGTAAATGTACCATGAGTTACAATAATATCGCCTACCGCTAATCCGTTTAACACTTCATAAGTATCGTTAATTTTATTTCCCAAAGCAATTTCACGCATTTCAAATACAGGTTCATCTGGATTTGCTTTTAAATACACCACAGACCGCTTTCCCGTCCACAGCACTGCCGAAGCCGGAATAGTAAGCACAGCCTGCACGCCTTGAGATTGACTAGCTATTTCGCCCTCGACAAACATTCCAGGCTTAAACAACCTTTTTGAGTTATCTAAGACGACTCTAATATTCACGGTTCGTGTAGAGGGATTTAACATGGGGTCTATAAATACAATCTCAGAATTTATAATAGTATTCGGATATGCTTTAGCTGAAATAGCAATATGCTGACCAACTTTTAACGATCGAATCTGATTTTCGTAGGCATCAAATTCAGCCCAAACTGTATTTAAATTTGAGACTTTAAAAATGGCCTTTCCATCCATAACATGATCGCCTTCTTTTGCTGAAATCTCTGTTACCGTACCCGATACATGCGAGTAAATTTTAAATTGAGTAATCACTTTTCCTGAAGTTTCTACCTCATGTAATTGACTATCATGAATCATCCAGTTTTTAAATTTATTATGAACCGCATGATATAATTCGGGTTGACTCCCTTTCATTTTATACGCCGTAATTAACTCCTGTTGTGCACTAATAAGCTCTGGGGAATACACCGTTGCAACCAATTGACCTTTACTTACTTGTTGTCCTACAGATGTCACATACAACGTCTCTATCCTGCCGTTAAAATGGGCAGGCTGCGTAAATACTTGATCATCGTTAACAGCGATAGTCCCAGATAAGACTAAGTGCTGCCCCTGGCCTGTTTCACCTAAAATTTCTGTAGTTTCAATGTTAGCCAATGCAGCAGCGTTTTTAGTTAACTTAAATTGCTGTGCCGTTAATCCGCTTGCATCGGTAACCATCGGGATTAGTTCCATACCACAAATAGGGCAATCTCCAGGTTCTTCTCTAACAATCTGCGGATGCATGGAGCACGTCCATTTTTGTTGCTGCTGTTCCGATGCTGCTTCTTCAGCATGATTATGGTCGTGATTTGAAGTGCTAGTTTTATGTCCTCCAAATAAAAAGTAACCCAAAACAAGCCCTAAAACCAATGCTATAATAATATAAACTGATGTTTGTTTCATGACTTTATTTCTTTTCTTCTAAACGTTTAATCATCGCTTTCATGTCTTCAATTTCCTTCTTTTGAGCCTTTATAATATCATCTGCCAATTGCTTCACTTCAGGATCTTTAAGGTCTGCGCGTTCACTCGTTAGTATAGCAATAGAGTGGTGAGGAATCATAGCTTTCATCCATAATATATCACCAATTATTGGCGCTTGAGTTCTAACCAAACCTAAGGCTCCAAAAAACAGAACAATACTCCCTATAATGATAGCCCTATTCATTTTTTTATTTTGATACATATCTCGCATGGCAAAAAACATAATAATTGCCATCGTTGAAATACCTAAACACGTCATATAAAAGCGGGTTAAACTAAAATACACATGGTCTATGGCATAAGTATTTAAATACATGGTGATATACATGGCAACAAATGATGCCGCTAGCATAATGAAGAATCGTTTGTAATTATTTTTTTTAGATTGATTTTTTGAATGTTCCATATCTAGTTTTTTTTTGATTAATCAATTTTTGCCGATTTTAATCGTAATGCATTGGCAATGACAGAAACCGAACTAAAACTCATGGCCAAAGCTGCAATCATAGGTGATAATAATATTCCGAAAAATGGATATAAAACCCCAGCCGCTATAGGCACCCCTACAGAATTATAAACCAAAGCGAAAAACAAATTCTGTTTGATGTTTTTCATCACTTTATCACTCAATTTTCTTGCTTTTACTATGCCATGTAAATCGCCTTTTACAAGCGTAATTGCTGCACTTTCTATCGCCACATCGGTTCCTGTGCCCATGGCAATACCAACATCACTTTTTGCCAATGCAGGCGCATCGTTTACACCATCGCCAGCCATAGCAACCTTTTTACCTTCATTTTGCAAGCGTTCTACTTCTGCCAATTTATCTTGAGGCAACATGCCACCTTTAAAATGTTTCAAGCCTAATTCTACGGCAACAGCCTTTGCCGTAGCTTCATTATCGCCCGAAAGCATCACGACATCAATGCCCAAGTCTTGCAATTCTTTTATGGCTTGTTTGCTTGTAGCTTTAATTTTATCGCCAATAACAACATAACCAACGGCTGTTTTATCTACCGAAAGGAAAGACACTGTTTTACCTTTTTGTTGTTCTTCAGCGGCAGCTTGTTTTAATGCTTTTGAAAGCGATGCCTTCGCTTCATCCATCATTTTAGCATTCCCCAAAGCGATTTGCTTACCATCAACTACAGCGGTAACCCCTTTTCCCGAAACCGAATTAAAATCGGATGCTTTTAAAAGCGTAACATTCTGCTCCTTGGCATACTTTACCGTAGCTTCGGCTAGTGGATGTTCACTCATGGTATTTACAGAAGCGATGTATTGGAGTACGGTGTTAGCATCTATACTATCTGAAACACTTTTTGCTTTTTCTACCGATGGTTTTCCTTCGGTTATCGTACCGGTTTTGTCAATAATCAAAGCATCCACTTTATCCATTTTCTCTAAAGCTTCGGCATTTTTAATCAGTACACCATTTTGGGCGCCTTTACCAACTCCAACCATAACCGACATGGGCGTGGCCAAGCCCAAAGCACAGGGACAAGCAATTATTAAAACCGCAATAGCATTTACAAAAGCAAAAGCGTATTTGGGTTCCGGGCCGAAAATAACCCAAAGCACAAAAGTTAAAATAGAAATCGCTACCACCACGGGCACAAAATACCCTGAAATTTTATCGGCTAATTTCTGAATAGGCGCCTGACTCCTGCTCGCC encodes:
- a CDS encoding C40 family peptidase, translating into MQYGVCNLSIVPLRFEPNDPSELVSQVLYGEHFKVLEQRKKWSKIRLAFDGYEGWIDNKQYVEITEDIYIQLDAEQPKLATDLVEFVNDANNQLYPIPLGSSLNSLHILKHTHDGNVSNHIAPKSNLIDTAFMYLNAPYLWGGKTPFGIDCSGFTQMVYKLNGYKIFRDASQQATQGEALSFIEESEAGDLAFFDNNEGVIIHVGIIMNDNYIIHAHGKIRIDRLDHSGIYNVDTKTHTHKLRVIKKII
- a CDS encoding efflux RND transporter periplasmic adaptor subunit, with protein sequence MKQTSVYIIIALVLGLVLGYFLFGGHKTSTSNHDHNHAEEAASEQQQQKWTCSMHPQIVREEPGDCPICGMELIPMVTDASGLTAQQFKLTKNAAALANIETTEILGETGQGQHLVLSGTIAVNDDQVFTQPAHFNGRIETLYVTSVGQQVSKGQLVATVYSPELISAQQELITAYKMKGSQPELYHAVHNKFKNWMIHDSQLHEVETSGKVITQFKIYSHVSGTVTEISAKEGDHVMDGKAIFKVSNLNTVWAEFDAYENQIRSLKVGQHIAISAKAYPNTIINSEIVFIDPMLNPSTRTVNIRVVLDNSKRLFKPGMFVEGEIASQSQGVQAVLTIPASAVLWTGKRSVVYLKANPDEPVFEMREIALGNKINDTYEVLNGLAVGDIIVTHGTFTVDAAAQLQGKASMMNQNYVSIEDRSTQTSEIDVAKRITVSKAFQAEVLKIFKAYIGLKDALVESHENRAKTEATTLLHTLKNVDMKSLEQDTEAHKTYMAIHKDLEGQVKSVVNSEDITGQRKYFSEVSVSIKSMIEHFGIDRKVYVQFCPMANVNTGGYWLSFDAVIKNPYFGDAMLGCGENDKIIE
- a CDS encoding HD family phosphohydrolase; this translates as MKDFINTLYRNHTLLYKALLFICTTFLIVYLFPKSGRFKYDFEKGKPWQSENLYAPFNFAIKKSNEEIEKEKHEINTNAIRYFDIDSGIKQKVFKDFEAAFEETVPDSIPKKDYRTLLKEGTKILNDFYHYGILHEDLSFNSQATVVLLENRVEKLNTTYSSLVKQENIKPLLIRTLEDVKLESYEKVFLSVFYDVIQPNLTYNKEFTERALDEELGKISYTRGSIEKETLLISKGEVVEGDKFQILKSLESEYESQVWNASNYNWIVFAYTLLVALALLMLLLFLRKYRRDVFENNNKVTFIFFNVLFMVFITSLVVNYNSHYIYVVPICILPLVLKAFFDARLGLFTHVVTMLLLGSIVPNSYEYMFLQIIAGIVTILTVSELYKRANLFISVGQITLIYIIAYFAFFVIHEGSIDNLKWETFLMFILCGLATLFVQPLIYAYEKMFGLVSDVSLLELTDTNSKLLKELAEKAPGTFHHCLNVANLAEASANEIGANGMLIRVGALYHDLGKMKNPTFFTENQSTGINPHDELSPKESARIIIDHVLHGIEIGKKNNLPDRVIDFIRTHHGTSVVYYFYMMEKKLHPDDVNIDDFRYQGPKPFSKETAILMMCDSVEAASKSLKEPTSTKIDEFVENIINKQMDEGQFLNSNITFKEIQSIKKVLKLKLANIYHLRIEYPE
- a CDS encoding DUF305 domain-containing protein, with translation MEHSKNQSKKNNYKRFFIMLAASFVAMYITMYLNTYAIDHVYFSLTRFYMTCLGISTMAIIMFFAMRDMYQNKKMNRAIIIGSIVLFFGALGLVRTQAPIIGDILWMKAMIPHHSIAILTSERADLKDPEVKQLADDIIKAQKKEIEDMKAMIKRLEEKK
- a CDS encoding acetyl-CoA C-acyltransferase, with the translated sequence MSKEVVIVSAARTPIGSFLGSLSTIPAPKLGAIAIKGALDKINLDANAVEEVFMGHVVQAGAGQAPARQAAIYAGIPNTVPCTTVNKVCASGMKAIMSAAQTIALGDAEIVVAGGMENMSLIPHYMHARTGTKFGPATLIDGLQKDGLVDAYDQNAMGVCADACATEHKFSRADQDAYAIQSYSRSAAAWEAGKFDNEVVPVEVPQRRGEPLIFSKDEEFTNVKLDKIPSLRPAFTKDGTVTAANASTINDGAGAVILMSREKADALGLKPLALIKGYADAAQEPKWFTTAPAKALPKALAKAGVTIDEIDFFEFNEAFSVVGLANMKILGLTDANVNVNGGAVSLGHPLGCSGVRIIITLLNVLEQNNAKLGAAAICNGGGGASAMVIERL
- a CDS encoding site-specific integrase yields the protein MKTTKSFSVNFWLKKRSIKSNGQIPIYARILVNGIGADISVQRTTLESNWCYQSFRVKPRLKDAKSINDFLDGIYTDLLECHKQLCSEGVPISSQRIKKRYLGKDKVMETLDDILEYHRTVESKKLTPGTLKNYTATEKYLKRFIKQKYGGSDIQLPFIDYLFVIKFEDFLRTCKPLRASQSLNNNGVMKHMERLKKLINIAMKFGGYKCSPFSFYAFKYEDYDSVFLESWELERLKSVSLPSVLLKQIRDFFVFSCYTGLSYVEVKQLRNNDIVEGIDGALWINVKRQKTKTPVRVPLLPQALEILYRYSCYGNQNNGFRLFPIISNQKVNDNIKILAKIAGISKHLTFHVARHTFATTITLLNDVPLETVSKLLGHTKLSTTQKYARVVEKKISKDMGRLKQVLIENEKKNKIKKSSFEPVPLRIV